The proteins below come from a single Ailuropoda melanoleuca isolate Jingjing chromosome 1, ASM200744v2, whole genome shotgun sequence genomic window:
- the LNP1 gene encoding leukemia NUP98 fusion partner 1 isoform X1 yields the protein MGQAFDNLNPLHMEHKDDDDDDDVSFAKWMSSFWGHSWTEENERGLRDRHGSQDATYRKTSLPCPKIFILYSQFPALPRITSSDSHPRRHSHEDQGFRCHTRTLDYRKCSADESFKEPLESKGRAHSKIQAFSESFEQQLCFRTKRSVSLGPESRKERSERECLRMEIKSRKKVKERRNSRKEEHGEAYMPPLLEKEPK from the exons ATG GGACAGGCCTTCGATAATTTGAATCCGCTACACATGGAGcacaaagatgatgatgatgatgatgatgtgtctTTTGCCAAATGGATGAGCAGCTTCTGGGGACACAGCTggacagaagaaaatgagagaggacTCCGGGACCGTCATGGATCACAAGACGCCACTTACAGGAAaacctccctgccctgccca aaaatttttattctgtattccCAGTTTCCTGCGCTTCCCAGAATCACATCGTCTGATAGCCATCCCAGAAGGCATTCTCATGAGGACCAGGGATTTCGATGCCATACCCGCACGCTGGATTACAGAAAATGCTCAGCAGATGAGTCATTCAAGGAGCCACTGGAATCAAAAGGAAGAGCCCATTCCAAAATTCAAGCATTTTCAGAGTCCTTTGAACAGCAACTGTGCTTTAGAACCAAACGCTCTGTCTCTTTG GGACctgagagcagaaaggagagaagtgaaAGGGAATGCCTGAGGATGGAGATAAAATCTCgaaagaaagtgaaggaaagaaggaactcTAGGAAGGAAGAACATGGAGAAGCATACATGCCCCCCTTGCTTGAAAAAGAGCCCAAATAG
- the LNP1 gene encoding leukemia NUP98 fusion partner 1 isoform X2 — translation MGQAFDNLNPLHMEHKDDDDDDDVSFAKWMSSFWGHSWTEENERGLRDRHGSQDATYRKTSLPCPFPALPRITSSDSHPRRHSHEDQGFRCHTRTLDYRKCSADESFKEPLESKGRAHSKIQAFSESFEQQLCFRTKRSVSLGPESRKERSERECLRMEIKSRKKVKERRNSRKEEHGEAYMPPLLEKEPK, via the exons ATG GGACAGGCCTTCGATAATTTGAATCCGCTACACATGGAGcacaaagatgatgatgatgatgatgatgtgtctTTTGCCAAATGGATGAGCAGCTTCTGGGGACACAGCTggacagaagaaaatgagagaggacTCCGGGACCGTCATGGATCACAAGACGCCACTTACAGGAAaacctccctgccctgccca TTTCCTGCGCTTCCCAGAATCACATCGTCTGATAGCCATCCCAGAAGGCATTCTCATGAGGACCAGGGATTTCGATGCCATACCCGCACGCTGGATTACAGAAAATGCTCAGCAGATGAGTCATTCAAGGAGCCACTGGAATCAAAAGGAAGAGCCCATTCCAAAATTCAAGCATTTTCAGAGTCCTTTGAACAGCAACTGTGCTTTAGAACCAAACGCTCTGTCTCTTTG GGACctgagagcagaaaggagagaagtgaaAGGGAATGCCTGAGGATGGAGATAAAATCTCgaaagaaagtgaaggaaagaaggaactcTAGGAAGGAAGAACATGGAGAAGCATACATGCCCCCCTTGCTTGAAAAAGAGCCCAAATAG
- the LNP1 gene encoding leukemia NUP98 fusion partner 1 isoform X3: protein MEHKDDDDDDDVSFAKWMSSFWGHSWTEENERGLRDRHGSQDATYRKTSLPCPKIFILYSQFPALPRITSSDSHPRRHSHEDQGFRCHTRTLDYRKCSADESFKEPLESKGRAHSKIQAFSESFEQQLCFRTKRSVSLGPESRKERSERECLRMEIKSRKKVKERRNSRKEEHGEAYMPPLLEKEPK from the exons ATGGAGcacaaagatgatgatgatgatgatgatgtgtctTTTGCCAAATGGATGAGCAGCTTCTGGGGACACAGCTggacagaagaaaatgagagaggacTCCGGGACCGTCATGGATCACAAGACGCCACTTACAGGAAaacctccctgccctgccca aaaatttttattctgtattccCAGTTTCCTGCGCTTCCCAGAATCACATCGTCTGATAGCCATCCCAGAAGGCATTCTCATGAGGACCAGGGATTTCGATGCCATACCCGCACGCTGGATTACAGAAAATGCTCAGCAGATGAGTCATTCAAGGAGCCACTGGAATCAAAAGGAAGAGCCCATTCCAAAATTCAAGCATTTTCAGAGTCCTTTGAACAGCAACTGTGCTTTAGAACCAAACGCTCTGTCTCTTTG GGACctgagagcagaaaggagagaagtgaaAGGGAATGCCTGAGGATGGAGATAAAATCTCgaaagaaagtgaaggaaagaaggaactcTAGGAAGGAAGAACATGGAGAAGCATACATGCCCCCCTTGCTTGAAAAAGAGCCCAAATAG
- the LNP1 gene encoding leukemia NUP98 fusion partner 1 isoform X4, giving the protein MREDSGTVMDHKTPLTGKPPCPAHLFILQKIFILYSQFPALPRITSSDSHPRRHSHEDQGFRCHTRTLDYRKCSADESFKEPLESKGRAHSKIQAFSESFEQQLCFRTKRSVSLGPESRKERSERECLRMEIKSRKKVKERRNSRKEEHGEAYMPPLLEKEPK; this is encoded by the exons atgagagaggacTCCGGGACCGTCATGGATCACAAGACGCCACTTACAGGAAaacctccctgccctgccca TCTCTTTATAttgcagaaaatttttattctgtattccCAGTTTCCTGCGCTTCCCAGAATCACATCGTCTGATAGCCATCCCAGAAGGCATTCTCATGAGGACCAGGGATTTCGATGCCATACCCGCACGCTGGATTACAGAAAATGCTCAGCAGATGAGTCATTCAAGGAGCCACTGGAATCAAAAGGAAGAGCCCATTCCAAAATTCAAGCATTTTCAGAGTCCTTTGAACAGCAACTGTGCTTTAGAACCAAACGCTCTGTCTCTTTG GGACctgagagcagaaaggagagaagtgaaAGGGAATGCCTGAGGATGGAGATAAAATCTCgaaagaaagtgaaggaaagaaggaactcTAGGAAGGAAGAACATGGAGAAGCATACATGCCCCCCTTGCTTGAAAAAGAGCCCAAATAG